One Gadus morhua chromosome 1, gadMor3.0, whole genome shotgun sequence DNA segment encodes these proteins:
- the si:dkey-150i13.2 gene encoding mitochondrial carnitine/acylcarnitine carrier protein isoform X3, whose protein sequence is MGDGEAAGQRVSPLKNFAAGGVAGACLLLAGHPLDTIKVRLQTQPKASPGQLLLYRGTYDCFHKTISKEGILGLYKGMGAPLAGVAPMMAISFFGFGLGKQLQQGNSGKALTPVQIFLSGCLAGVFTTVIVAPGERIKCLLQVQASGGAVKYAGPIDCALRLFKEQGIRSVYKGTLLTLIRDVPSNGLYFLTYETLKNLLTTEGQSVSQLSTPKIILAGGVAGILNWTIALPPDVLKSNFQTGAYGKWLDFGNILMMVIYQSV, encoded by the exons ATGGGGGACGGGGAGGCTGCCGGTCAGCGGGTCTCACCGCTGAAGAACTTCGCGGCGGGGGGCGTCGCCGGAGCTTGTCTCCTGCTCGCCGGACACCCGCTTGACACGATCAAG GTGAGGTTACAGACTCAGCCCAAAGCTTCCCCCGGCCAGCTCTTGCTCTACAGAGGAACTTATGACTGCTTCCACAAGACCATCTCCAAAGAG GGGATCCTGGGCCTGTACAAGGGCATGGGGGCTCCCCTGGCTGGAGTTGCTCCTATGATGGCCATTAGTTTCTTTGGCTTCGGTTTGGGGAAACAGCTTCAGCAAGGCAACTCTGGCAAAGCACTGAC GCCCGTGCAGATCTTCCTGTCGGGCTGCCTGGCGGGGGTGTTTACCACAGTGATAGTGGCTCCAGGGGAGAGGATCAAGTGCTTACTGCAG GTTCAGGCTAGCGGTGGAGCAGTTAAATATGCAGGTCCTATTGACTGTGCTCTGAGGCTCTTTAAGGAGCAGGGGATACGGAGTGTCTACAAAGGCACCCTGCTTACTCTGATCAGAG aTGTGCCTTCTAATGGTCTCTATTTCCTGACCTATGAAACCCTTAAGAACCTCCTGACCAcagagggtcaaag CGTGTCCCAACTCAGCACTCCCAAGATCATCCTGGCCGGGGGCGTGGCCGGGATCCTGAACTGGACCATCGCCCTCCCCCCCGACGTGCTGAAGTCCAACTTCCAGACAG GTGCTTATGGGAAATGGTTGGACTTTGGGAACATTTTAATGATGGTGATTTACCAGTCAGTTTAG
- the si:dkey-150i13.2 gene encoding mitochondrial carnitine/acylcarnitine carrier protein isoform X4 has product MGDGEAAGQRVSPLKNFAAGGVAGACLLLAGHPLDTIKVRLQTQPKASPGQLLLYRGTYDCFHKTISKEGILGLYKGMGAPLAGVAPMMAISFFGFGLGKQLQQGNSGKALTPVQIFLSGCLAGVFTTVIVAPGERIKCLLQVQASGGAVKYAGPIDCALRLFKEQGIRSVYKGTLLTLIRDVPSNGLYFLTYETLKNLLTTEGQSVSQLSTPKIILAGGVAGILNWTIALPPDVLKSNFQTDSMEAERQD; this is encoded by the exons ATGGGGGACGGGGAGGCTGCCGGTCAGCGGGTCTCACCGCTGAAGAACTTCGCGGCGGGGGGCGTCGCCGGAGCTTGTCTCCTGCTCGCCGGACACCCGCTTGACACGATCAAG GTGAGGTTACAGACTCAGCCCAAAGCTTCCCCCGGCCAGCTCTTGCTCTACAGAGGAACTTATGACTGCTTCCACAAGACCATCTCCAAAGAG GGGATCCTGGGCCTGTACAAGGGCATGGGGGCTCCCCTGGCTGGAGTTGCTCCTATGATGGCCATTAGTTTCTTTGGCTTCGGTTTGGGGAAACAGCTTCAGCAAGGCAACTCTGGCAAAGCACTGAC GCCCGTGCAGATCTTCCTGTCGGGCTGCCTGGCGGGGGTGTTTACCACAGTGATAGTGGCTCCAGGGGAGAGGATCAAGTGCTTACTGCAG GTTCAGGCTAGCGGTGGAGCAGTTAAATATGCAGGTCCTATTGACTGTGCTCTGAGGCTCTTTAAGGAGCAGGGGATACGGAGTGTCTACAAAGGCACCCTGCTTACTCTGATCAGAG aTGTGCCTTCTAATGGTCTCTATTTCCTGACCTATGAAACCCTTAAGAACCTCCTGACCAcagagggtcaaag CGTGTCCCAACTCAGCACTCCCAAGATCATCCTGGCCGGGGGCGTGGCCGGGATCCTGAACTGGACCATCGCCCTCCCCCCCGACGTGCTGAAGTCCAACTTCCAGACAG acagcatggaggcagaacggCAGGACTGA